A portion of the Oxynema aestuarii AP17 genome contains these proteins:
- a CDS encoding Rpn family recombination-promoting nuclease/putative transposase, translated as MKTDTIFYRIFQQYPEIFFELLDRPVGEASSYQFTSVEVKQLAFRIDGLFLPTTGELSLPFYLVEVQFQSDEDLYYRIFAELFLYLRQYRPPHPWRVALIYPTRNVEPQDRSPFDCLLSSSRVRRIYLDEIQGEPTLGVGVVKLIIESEAIAPEAAKQLVAQTEREVADPNRQRELIELIETIIVYKLPQKSREEIAAMLGLGDLKETRFYQDAFADGEQVGEQRGIEQGLQQGLQQGLQQANRQAVRGMLQVGLSLETIAQALNLPLELVRQWAEENRES; from the coding sequence ATGAAAACTGACACGATATTTTATCGAATTTTTCAACAATACCCAGAAATTTTCTTTGAACTCCTCGATCGCCCCGTCGGCGAAGCCAGTTCCTATCAATTCACCTCCGTTGAAGTCAAACAACTAGCTTTTCGGATTGATGGCCTGTTTTTACCGACCACGGGAGAGTTGAGCCTTCCTTTTTATTTGGTGGAAGTGCAGTTTCAAAGTGATGAAGATCTTTACTATCGCATTTTCGCCGAACTGTTTTTATACCTGCGTCAATATCGACCGCCGCATCCCTGGCGGGTTGCTCTTATCTATCCCACTCGTAATGTCGAACCTCAAGATCGTTCCCCGTTCGATTGTCTGCTGTCATCGAGTCGGGTAAGGCGGATTTACCTCGATGAAATTCAAGGAGAACCCACATTAGGGGTTGGTGTGGTTAAACTAATTATAGAGTCAGAGGCGATCGCCCCAGAAGCGGCGAAACAATTGGTCGCTCAAACCGAACGGGAGGTCGCAGACCCAAACCGCCAACGGGAACTCATCGAACTGATTGAAACGATTATTGTTTATAAATTACCGCAAAAAAGCCGAGAGGAGATAGCCGCCATGCTAGGACTAGGAGATTTAAAAGAAACTCGTTTTTATCAAGATGCTTTTGCTGATGGCGAACAAGTCGGCGAACAACGAGGAATCGAACAAGGTCTTCAACAAGGTCTTCAACAAGGTCTTCAACAAGCCAATCGTCAGGCTGTACGAGGAATGCTCCAGGTAGGATTGAGTTTGGAAACGATCGCCCAAGCCTTGAATTTACCCTTGGAACTTGTCCGTCAATGGGCTGAAGAAAATCGCGAAAGTTGA
- a CDS encoding EH signature domain-containing protein translates to MVDFSFRVLQFPRYPEIAIRHLTGLLNSTSSGDRGLKSLQNSPQIPQYKETNIRKIDELIDDILNYQGAGFSEIEWIYCLYCKEEWDRNHQELGMISASYIWKVAIENDWLRNCLFWRLALYFDRPEFEKTKYLPRSLANTFTDGKSELENVAPLSIQTLECLRSYRSEDLTKLSLDNVQTPRNLLASCYLPLHLSIVNEALNAVGEIFVKFVQSKNCDRPQQEWLLDCLTEMSHHQQLEAVTTLLSQLSTRQGQQLETILNWLQNNYGPYTPRSHWNELSDNGQSALMKWLGALNYNYFRELVDLLLERLNLPEWEQKQLKKRKKFWSHYSDRFKRIRILLPPSSIETLGKVLSHQNISVIREDASKETEVCIFDFGDWAIAEFFRGEGSETRIFKTSSKPEIKRFLFESTDLSLKQIRCLGGEVLDHKFLWQYYSEQTLRSLNLYMNEGTRLVKGLPPGENQYNPERGLPEPNLKKQQERQHKLKQWQDEIKRIEREAKARFKEEELLHKYKK, encoded by the coding sequence ATGGTTGACTTTTCTTTTAGAGTTTTACAATTTCCACGCTATCCAGAAATTGCTATTCGTCATTTAACAGGGTTACTCAACTCCACTTCATCAGGAGATCGAGGTCTTAAATCTTTACAAAATTCGCCACAGATTCCCCAATATAAAGAAACTAATATTCGTAAAATTGACGAGCTGATCGATGATATTTTGAACTATCAGGGCGCTGGTTTTTCAGAGATTGAATGGATTTATTGTTTATATTGTAAAGAGGAGTGGGATCGAAATCATCAAGAATTAGGGATGATTTCAGCTAGTTATATTTGGAAAGTAGCTATTGAAAATGATTGGTTGAGAAATTGTTTATTTTGGCGACTTGCGCTTTACTTCGATCGCCCGGAATTTGAAAAGACAAAATACTTACCCCGTTCTTTAGCTAATACCTTCACGGATGGCAAATCTGAATTAGAAAATGTCGCCCCTTTGTCAATCCAAACTTTAGAGTGTTTGAGAAGTTATCGATCTGAAGATTTGACAAAATTAAGCCTCGATAACGTGCAAACCCCACGCAATTTATTGGCAAGCTGTTATTTGCCTTTGCATCTCAGTATAGTTAATGAAGCTTTAAATGCTGTCGGCGAAATTTTCGTGAAATTTGTACAGTCTAAAAACTGCGATCGCCCTCAGCAAGAATGGTTATTGGACTGTCTTACTGAGATGAGTCATCATCAACAATTAGAAGCTGTAACAACCCTCTTATCTCAACTCTCTACTCGTCAGGGACAACAGTTAGAAACGATTCTAAATTGGCTGCAAAATAACTACGGACCCTACACCCCCCGTTCACACTGGAATGAGTTGTCAGATAACGGACAATCTGCGTTGATGAAATGGTTGGGGGCGCTCAATTATAACTATTTTCGCGAACTTGTCGATCTGCTTTTAGAAAGGTTGAATTTACCAGAATGGGAACAGAAACAACTGAAAAAGCGCAAAAAGTTTTGGTCGCATTACAGCGATCGCTTTAAGCGAATTCGTATTTTATTGCCTCCCAGCTCTATTGAGACCCTCGGCAAAGTATTAAGCCATCAAAATATTTCTGTTATTCGAGAAGATGCAAGCAAAGAAACAGAAGTTTGTATCTTCGATTTTGGGGATTGGGCGATCGCAGAATTCTTTCGCGGGGAAGGAAGTGAAACCCGGATTTTTAAAACTAGCTCAAAACCAGAAATTAAACGCTTTTTATTTGAGTCTACCGATTTGTCTTTAAAACAGATTCGCTGTTTGGGTGGCGAAGTTTTAGATCATAAATTTCTGTGGCAATATTACTCCGAGCAAACTCTCAGAAGTCTCAATCTATATATGAATGAAGGAACGCGGTTGGTGAAGGGTTTACCCCCCGGAGAAAATCAATACAATCCAGAACGGGGATTACCCGAACCCAATTTAAAGAAACAGCAGGAACGCCAACATAAGTTAAAGCAATGGCAGGATGAAATTAAGAGGATAGAGCGAGAAGCAAAAGCCAGGTTTAAGGAGGAAGAGTTATTGCACAAGTACAAAAAATAG
- a CDS encoding OmpA/MotB family protein — MNDFYDFETSPEILEEQDSGVWLSIGDLMSGLLMFFALLFITVMVQLKQYQEALKNLPLIIQTAIEEKLGGSDVKVDPETGDVSIGDRILFDEGSAELKPAGKQFLQQFIPTYSQIIFSEKTFDEMITRVVIEGHTSSFGDEQDNLDLSLKRALSVSNYILSELNFETKAKFKYKILAAGRGEIDANQQTDNPTDRKVVFRFQLKRPDWNNLL; from the coding sequence ATGAATGATTTTTACGACTTTGAAACTAGTCCGGAAATTTTAGAAGAGCAAGATTCCGGCGTTTGGTTATCGATTGGCGATTTAATGTCTGGTTTGTTGATGTTTTTTGCCCTCCTGTTCATTACAGTGATGGTACAACTGAAACAATATCAAGAAGCCCTCAAAAATTTACCGTTGATTATTCAAACGGCGATCGAAGAAAAACTCGGCGGTTCCGATGTTAAAGTCGATCCAGAAACGGGAGATGTCAGCATCGGCGATCGCATTTTATTTGATGAAGGAAGTGCAGAACTTAAACCCGCCGGAAAACAATTTTTACAGCAGTTTATTCCCACCTACAGCCAGATTATTTTTTCCGAAAAAACATTCGATGAAATGATTACCCGTGTCGTCATCGAAGGTCACACCAGTTCCTTTGGCGACGAACAAGATAATTTAGATTTGAGCTTAAAACGAGCTTTATCTGTATCGAACTACATTTTATCCGAACTCAATTTCGAGACAAAAGCAAAGTTTAAATACAAAATCCTCGCCGCCGGACGGGGAGAAATCGACGCCAACCAACAGACTGACAATCCCACTGATAGAAAAGTTGTGTTTCGTTTTCAACTCAAACGACCAGATTGGAATAACTTGTTATAG
- a CDS encoding zinc-dependent alcohol dehydrogenase, which translates to MLAAVLYGKEDFRLETVDDPTPDAGEIVMRVAVATTCGTDLKVWRRGGHAKMLRPPTLFGHEAAGEIVAVGSGIGGWQVGDRVVANNSAPCLDCFFCDRQEYSLCENLTWNNGTFAEYVKIPAAIVRQNLLKVPGELPDELASLTEPLACVLHGIARSPVKSRDRVVVLGDGAIGLMFVGVLATMCESVLLFGGHDRRLEIGKELGASRTFNYHHLNEPIDEVARSLTQKRGADLTFEATGIPQVWETAIDCTRPGGTVNLFGGCPRDTTVNVDTERLHYSELTLKGVFHNTPQYVREALALLGSRKIPFELLVSDRRPLSELQTVFQQMRDREVLKVAIDPSLSATPQ; encoded by the coding sequence TTGCTAGCAGCAGTTCTCTACGGAAAAGAAGATTTCCGCCTGGAAACGGTAGACGACCCCACGCCGGACGCGGGGGAAATCGTGATGCGGGTGGCGGTGGCGACCACTTGCGGGACGGATTTAAAGGTGTGGCGCCGGGGAGGTCACGCCAAGATGTTGCGACCGCCAACCCTGTTCGGACACGAGGCGGCGGGGGAAATTGTTGCTGTCGGTTCTGGGATCGGTGGATGGCAGGTGGGCGATCGCGTGGTGGCGAACAATTCGGCCCCTTGTCTCGACTGTTTTTTCTGCGATCGCCAGGAATATTCATTGTGCGAAAACCTGACCTGGAATAATGGGACTTTTGCCGAATACGTCAAAATTCCGGCGGCGATCGTGCGCCAAAATTTACTCAAAGTTCCCGGCGAGTTGCCGGACGAATTGGCTTCCCTGACCGAACCCCTCGCCTGCGTCCTGCACGGAATTGCCCGATCGCCTGTCAAATCCCGCGATCGCGTGGTGGTTTTGGGGGATGGGGCGATCGGTTTGATGTTCGTCGGCGTACTGGCGACGATGTGCGAGAGCGTTTTGCTGTTTGGCGGTCACGACCGCCGCTTGGAAATCGGCAAAGAATTGGGGGCATCTCGCACATTCAACTACCACCATCTCAACGAACCGATCGACGAAGTGGCGCGATCGCTGACCCAAAAACGAGGGGCGGATCTCACCTTTGAAGCCACGGGAATCCCCCAAGTCTGGGAAACGGCGATCGATTGTACCCGTCCTGGGGGAACCGTGAATCTGTTTGGAGGATGTCCCCGCGACACGACCGTTAACGTCGATACCGAACGCCTCCACTACAGCGAACTGACCCTTAAAGGGGTGTTTCACAATACCCCGCAATATGTGCGAGAAGCGTTGGCGTTATTAGGAAGTCGTAAAATTCCTTTTGAATTACTCGTCAGCGATCGCCGTCCCCTGTCGGAGTTGCAAACAGTTTTTCAACAAATGCGCGATCGTGAAGTGTTGAAAGTGGCGATCGATCCGTCACTTTCCGCGACCCCTCAATAA
- a CDS encoding AmpG family muropeptide MFS transporter produces the protein MKTEDVTSTKSPWTFIPTLYFAEGVPYIIINTVSVIIYKNMGISNALIAFWTSLLYLPWVIKMFWGPLVDIYSTKRNWILYTQIGLMVCFAIAAWSLQLPIFFFLSLGIFTVGAFISASHDIAADGFYMLALTPEQQAQFVGIRSVFYRMAVIFGSGFLVYFAGQLEQTLGNIPLSWTIALAVAASIFAGLSFYHHLILPFPDSDAPSEVEEVRHEIPFVKIARSYFLKPGIAFILAYILLYRFGEAMLVKLASPFLLDEMAKGGLGLTTSDVGLVYGTFGVLSLIVGGILGGLIIAKYGLKKCIFPMALALNVPNLLYVYMAYTQPSIKWVYPLVSIEQFGYGLGFTAFMVYLMQISQGEYKTSHYAISTGIMALGMMLPGAVSGYLQQSLNYPMFFLTVCLLTIPGMVTIFFLPLDAEQKSANTD, from the coding sequence ATGAAAACTGAAGACGTTACGTCAACAAAGAGTCCCTGGACCTTCATCCCAACTCTCTATTTTGCCGAAGGGGTTCCCTACATTATTATCAACACCGTTTCGGTCATTATTTATAAAAATATGGGCATTTCTAATGCTCTAATTGCCTTTTGGACGAGCCTGCTTTATCTTCCTTGGGTGATTAAAATGTTTTGGGGACCGTTAGTCGATATTTACTCGACTAAACGCAATTGGATTTTATATACCCAAATTGGCTTAATGGTCTGTTTTGCGATCGCCGCCTGGTCGTTACAACTCCCAATATTCTTTTTCCTCTCTTTAGGCATTTTCACGGTCGGGGCTTTTATTTCTGCCAGTCATGATATCGCCGCCGATGGTTTTTACATGCTGGCCTTGACCCCCGAACAGCAAGCCCAATTTGTCGGAATTCGCTCGGTTTTTTACCGAATGGCCGTCATTTTTGGTTCCGGTTTTCTCGTTTATTTTGCCGGACAACTCGAACAAACTTTAGGCAATATTCCCCTCAGTTGGACGATCGCCCTCGCCGTAGCCGCTTCTATTTTTGCCGGACTCAGTTTTTACCATCACTTAATTCTACCTTTTCCCGATAGCGATGCCCCGTCGGAGGTCGAAGAAGTTCGTCACGAAATTCCTTTTGTGAAAATTGCCCGTTCTTACTTTCTCAAACCTGGTATTGCTTTTATTTTAGCTTATATATTACTCTACCGCTTTGGAGAAGCCATGCTCGTTAAATTGGCGTCGCCTTTTCTGCTAGATGAAATGGCGAAAGGTGGACTCGGCTTAACCACTTCCGACGTCGGCTTAGTTTATGGAACCTTTGGGGTGCTTTCCCTCATTGTGGGCGGAATTTTAGGTGGCTTGATTATCGCTAAATACGGCTTAAAAAAATGTATTTTTCCCATGGCTTTAGCCTTAAACGTTCCTAATTTGCTGTACGTTTATATGGCCTACACTCAACCGTCAATCAAATGGGTATACCCCCTCGTTTCTATCGAACAATTCGGTTACGGTCTTGGCTTTACGGCTTTCATGGTTTATTTAATGCAAATTTCTCAAGGGGAATATAAAACGTCTCATTATGCTATTTCTACAGGGATTATGGCTTTGGGAATGATGCTACCCGGGGCAGTAAGCGGTTATTTGCAACAAAGTCTCAATTATCCGATGTTTTTCTTGACCGTCTGTTTGTTGACGATTCCCGGTATGGTGACGATCTTTTTCTTGCCCTTGGACGCGGAACAAAAGTCCGCTAATACCGACTAA
- a CDS encoding DUF928 domain-containing protein has product MHLSKSLTCLSLLAILLSPLAVKALEFPPASDRGAPSRTAGGGTRGEDCIAEDAKPLTALMPTNNVGTTAKANPTFFFYVPKTTATQAEFAIVDREGADIYVSEFPIDGTPGVIALKVPETINLGEGNDRIWHFGLICNPDNRALDKFVQGFLYRETIEEPLRAKLERSPALEKAELYAKARIWHETLEIAAELRDSHPEQWQQLLSSVGLESIASEPLISCCEMNEF; this is encoded by the coding sequence ATGCACCTGTCGAAATCCCTAACCTGTTTGTCCCTACTGGCAATTTTGCTGTCTCCCCTGGCGGTTAAAGCATTGGAATTCCCTCCCGCCAGCGATCGCGGCGCCCCCTCTCGGACCGCAGGTGGGGGAACCCGAGGTGAAGACTGTATCGCCGAAGATGCCAAACCCCTGACCGCTTTAATGCCGACGAATAATGTCGGAACCACGGCGAAGGCCAATCCGACCTTTTTCTTCTACGTTCCCAAAACCACCGCGACCCAAGCGGAATTCGCGATCGTGGATCGAGAAGGGGCGGATATATATGTGAGTGAGTTTCCGATCGACGGGACGCCGGGAGTGATCGCCCTGAAAGTTCCGGAAACTATTAATTTAGGAGAAGGAAACGATCGCATTTGGCATTTCGGTTTAATTTGCAATCCCGACAATCGGGCGTTAGATAAATTTGTTCAAGGATTTCTGTACAGAGAAACGATCGAGGAACCGTTGCGTGCTAAGTTAGAAAGATCGCCCGCTTTAGAAAAAGCCGAACTCTATGCGAAAGCCCGAATCTGGCACGAAACCTTAGAAATTGCTGCCGAATTGCGCGATTCTCATCCGGAACAATGGCAACAATTACTGAGTTCTGTAGGGTTAGAATCGATCGCCTCCGAACCCTTGATTTCTTGTTGCGAAATGAATGAATTTTAA
- a CDS encoding CHASE2 domain-containing protein, with translation MRSQLQQLLWDSRGVWIAAPLVAVLVIGLRFAGLLQSWEWEAFDLYLRLPPTERPDRRIAIIGIDETDYKRVQQGYIADAVYAEALQKLKAMQPRAIGLDIYRDLPYEPGHQALVDIFASTPNLVGIRKVVGDRDRDAVAPPPMLAEKGQVGANDLIIDADGKVRRGFMYLSEAEGNTVYSFALYLALLYLDAEGIGPEVLEDGNWKLGPTEFRPLEANDGGYIRTDSGGYQQLIDYRGPVAHFESVPLRDLLDDRLPPDWARDRIVLIGVVSESANDLFWVPHSGGLLSLPERMAGVEIHANLTSQILSAALDDRPPIRSWPEAIEWLWILLWCALGATLTWQLRYAGGVRSVSLQRAAAGLLAVALLFGTTYIAFIYKWWIPLVPPALGFAGSAIAITAYIARTAGDIRKTFGRYLTDEVVANLLESPEGLKLGGERRQITIFTSDLRGFTALSERLPPEEVVKILNFYLGYMADVITCYQGTIDEFMGDGILVLFGAPTARPDDAERAVACAVAMQLAMRQVNLQMEQWDLPALEMGIGINTGDVVVGNIGSEKRTKYGVVGSQVNLTYRIESYTTGGQILISETTLNQAGAIVKIDSQREVMPKGVKEPITIYEVGGISGKYNLFLSKEEERFFPLPNAIPLQYIILDGKHVGTTFFKGKIVNLSNQGAAIARADSQQPMPTALTNLKLNLIDYQESELSEDIYGKVTDKTDSSGNFYIRFTAKPPEVAIRLQTLYESIKGG, from the coding sequence ATGCGATCGCAACTCCAACAACTACTCTGGGACTCGCGAGGCGTCTGGATTGCGGCCCCCCTGGTCGCCGTTCTCGTCATCGGTTTGCGCTTTGCCGGATTGCTACAATCATGGGAATGGGAAGCATTTGATTTATACTTACGCCTCCCGCCTACAGAACGGCCCGATCGCCGGATCGCAATTATTGGAATTGACGAAACGGACTACAAACGAGTGCAACAAGGCTACATCGCCGATGCGGTTTACGCGGAAGCGTTGCAAAAGCTCAAAGCCATGCAGCCTCGGGCGATCGGTCTCGATATTTATCGGGACTTGCCTTACGAACCGGGCCATCAAGCCTTGGTCGATATTTTTGCTTCGACGCCCAATTTGGTGGGGATTCGTAAAGTGGTCGGCGATCGCGACCGCGATGCGGTGGCGCCCCCGCCGATGTTGGCCGAAAAAGGACAAGTGGGCGCCAACGACCTGATTATCGATGCCGATGGTAAAGTGCGACGCGGATTTATGTATCTCTCCGAGGCGGAGGGAAACACAGTTTACAGCTTCGCACTTTATTTAGCTTTACTCTATCTCGACGCCGAGGGGATCGGGCCGGAAGTGTTGGAGGATGGCAACTGGAAACTCGGCCCGACCGAGTTTCGACCTTTAGAAGCAAATGATGGTGGCTACATTCGTACAGACAGTGGCGGGTACCAACAGTTAATCGACTATCGCGGTCCGGTGGCACATTTCGAGAGCGTTCCCTTGCGCGATCTGCTCGACGATCGCCTCCCCCCGGATTGGGCGCGCGATCGCATCGTCCTCATTGGCGTCGTGAGCGAAAGTGCGAACGATCTATTCTGGGTTCCTCACAGTGGCGGCTTACTCAGCTTGCCCGAACGGATGGCGGGGGTGGAAATTCACGCCAATCTCACCAGTCAAATTCTCAGCGCCGCCCTCGACGATCGCCCCCCGATCCGAAGCTGGCCCGAGGCGATCGAATGGCTGTGGATTCTGCTGTGGTGTGCTTTGGGCGCCACCTTGACCTGGCAGTTGCGGTATGCTGGCGGCGTGCGATCGGTATCACTTCAACGGGCGGCGGCGGGTCTGTTGGCCGTCGCCCTCTTATTTGGTACGACTTATATCGCTTTTATATACAAATGGTGGATTCCTCTGGTGCCGCCCGCCTTGGGCTTTGCCGGATCGGCGATCGCCATTACCGCCTACATCGCCCGGACTGCCGGGGATATCCGCAAAACCTTCGGACGCTATCTCACCGATGAAGTCGTCGCCAACCTCCTCGAAAGCCCCGAAGGCTTGAAACTCGGCGGCGAACGTCGGCAAATTACTATTTTTACCTCAGATTTGCGCGGTTTTACCGCCCTGTCCGAACGCTTGCCCCCGGAAGAAGTGGTCAAAATCCTCAACTTTTACCTCGGCTACATGGCCGATGTCATTACGTGCTACCAAGGCACGATCGACGAATTCATGGGCGACGGGATTTTAGTCTTATTTGGCGCCCCCACCGCCCGTCCCGACGATGCCGAACGCGCCGTCGCCTGCGCCGTGGCCATGCAACTCGCCATGCGCCAAGTCAACCTCCAAATGGAACAATGGGACTTACCTGCGTTAGAAATGGGCATCGGCATCAATACCGGGGATGTGGTCGTCGGCAATATTGGTTCGGAAAAACGCACTAAATACGGCGTGGTCGGGTCTCAAGTTAACCTCACGTATCGCATCGAATCTTATACGACCGGGGGACAAATTTTAATCTCGGAAACCACTTTAAATCAAGCGGGGGCGATCGTTAAAATTGACAGTCAGCGCGAAGTGATGCCAAAAGGGGTTAAAGAACCGATTACGATTTACGAAGTCGGCGGAATTTCCGGCAAATACAACCTCTTTTTATCTAAAGAAGAAGAACGATTTTTCCCGCTTCCGAATGCGATTCCCCTGCAATACATCATCCTCGATGGCAAACATGTCGGCACCACCTTTTTTAAAGGAAAAATTGTAAACCTTTCTAACCAAGGGGCTGCGATTGCTCGTGCGGATTCTCAACAGCCGATGCCTACGGCCTTAACTAACCTCAAACTCAATCTCATCGACTATCAAGAAAGCGAATTAAGCGAGGATATTTATGGGAAAGTGACCGATAAAACTGATAGTAGCGGCAATTTTTACATTCGCTTTACCGCCAAACCGCCGGAAGTTGCGATCCGCTTGCAAACTCTTTACGAATCGATTAAAGGGGGATAG
- a CDS encoding MBL fold metallo-hydrolase: MKLIFLGSGSAFTVGADNFQSNMLLVSDRDRKLLLDCGTDIRFSLHAAGFSHLDITDIYISHLHSDHAGGLEYIGFSTKFDPRCQKPNLYLSKEMAGELWNRTLSGGMRSIEGEIAEIDTFFKVCKVPKAGSFTWEDIEFHLVKVIHVNNGYFVMPSYGLFFEVRGCKVFFTTDTQLSLEVLSEYYDRADLIFQDCETSQFPSKIHAHYERLAELPDRWKQKMWLYHYQPGTLQDARSDGFLGYVKRGQVFDFDNLNLAETSANLEILP; this comes from the coding sequence ATGAAGTTAATCTTTTTAGGATCGGGTTCGGCGTTTACCGTTGGGGCCGATAATTTTCAATCGAATATGCTCCTCGTCAGCGATCGCGATCGCAAATTATTGCTCGATTGCGGGACGGATATTCGCTTCTCCCTCCATGCTGCCGGATTTTCCCATCTCGACATTACCGATATTTATATCAGCCACTTGCATTCCGACCATGCAGGGGGTTTGGAATATATCGGATTTAGCACCAAATTTGACCCGCGATGCCAAAAACCCAATCTTTATTTAAGTAAAGAAATGGCGGGGGAACTGTGGAATCGGACTCTATCCGGTGGGATGCGATCGATCGAGGGAGAAATTGCCGAAATCGATACATTTTTCAAGGTTTGCAAAGTTCCTAAAGCGGGATCTTTTACTTGGGAAGATATCGAATTTCATTTAGTTAAAGTCATTCACGTCAATAATGGCTATTTCGTGATGCCCAGTTATGGGTTATTTTTTGAAGTTCGAGGCTGTAAGGTCTTTTTTACGACCGATACCCAACTTTCTCTAGAGGTTTTAAGCGAATATTACGATCGCGCCGACCTGATTTTTCAAGATTGCGAAACTTCTCAATTTCCCAGCAAAATTCACGCCCATTACGAACGTCTCGCCGAACTTCCCGATCGCTGGAAGCAGAAAATGTGGTTGTATCACTATCAACCGGGAACTTTACAAGATGCCCGTTCTGATGGATTCCTCGGTTACGTCAAACGCGGTCAAGTTTTCGATTTTGACAATCTGAATTTAGCTGAAACTTCCGCTAATTTAGAAATCCTCCCCTAA
- a CDS encoding cyclic nucleotide-binding domain-containing protein gives MKAIADTLLEFLKNLIDRELLRIGDIPISLGSIFQLILSFLLIIFITQFLKKFLKHKLLVRLGIDEGNREPIAIIISYGIGTLGFLIILQTNGFNLASLAVLAGGLGVGIGLGLQDLTKNFTSGLTILLERKLKVGDFISFGGLSGYVREISLRSTIIRTREGGDVVVPNSELVENQILNWSYDSFIARIHIAIGVAYGSDPVLVTETLLNCAYMEPAVLHNPAPKAVFMGFGDSALNFELWVWVNRIDLEPYIRSSLNFIIEYNLRAVDISIPFPQRDLWLRNPETLIPVSRRSKDLTSDRLEIPQQNPPTVKPPKPLALKDLLRQVTYFQNFTELELRQLIETGYRKRLLESQILFREGDPGDAFYIILSGSVEVYVEKIKKHLTNLGSGKFFGELALMLGIPRTASIRALEDTILFTINRQSFEKILREHPDLYEAIVQEFGKHQEELAQRQQELRALGLVDAAEDDKNPVAWVRKRLKNLFSLS, from the coding sequence ATGAAAGCTATTGCCGACACCCTGCTAGAGTTTCTGAAAAATTTGATCGATCGCGAACTGCTGAGAATTGGTGATATTCCGATCTCGCTGGGTTCAATTTTTCAGTTAATCTTATCGTTTTTGCTGATTATCTTTATCACCCAATTTCTAAAAAAGTTTCTCAAACATAAACTTTTAGTTCGATTGGGTATCGATGAAGGAAATCGGGAACCGATCGCCATTATTATCAGTTACGGAATTGGCACTCTCGGCTTTTTAATCATCTTACAAACGAATGGCTTTAATCTCGCTTCTCTCGCAGTTTTAGCCGGAGGTTTGGGGGTTGGGATCGGTCTCGGACTGCAAGATCTCACCAAAAACTTTACCAGTGGCTTGACCATTTTACTCGAACGAAAACTGAAAGTCGGTGACTTTATTTCTTTTGGGGGATTGTCCGGTTACGTCCGCGAAATTTCCCTACGGTCTACGATCATTCGCACCCGCGAAGGGGGGGATGTGGTCGTTCCCAATAGCGAATTAGTAGAAAATCAAATTCTCAATTGGAGTTACGATTCTTTCATCGCCCGCATTCACATTGCTATCGGCGTTGCTTACGGTAGCGATCCGGTTTTAGTCACTGAAACCTTACTTAATTGTGCTTATATGGAACCTGCGGTTTTACACAATCCTGCCCCGAAAGCAGTGTTTATGGGATTTGGGGATAGTGCCTTAAATTTCGAGTTGTGGGTGTGGGTCAATCGCATCGATTTAGAGCCGTACATTAGAAGTTCTTTAAACTTTATTATCGAATACAATTTGCGCGCGGTTGATATTAGCATTCCCTTCCCCCAACGGGATTTATGGCTTCGCAATCCAGAAACGTTAATTCCTGTTTCCCGTCGGTCGAAAGATTTGACGAGCGATCGCCTCGAAATTCCCCAACAAAATCCGCCGACGGTCAAACCGCCCAAACCGTTAGCGTTAAAAGATTTACTCCGACAAGTTACTTATTTCCAGAACTTTACCGAACTGGAATTGCGCCAACTGATCGAAACCGGATATCGCAAACGCTTGTTAGAATCGCAAATTTTATTCCGAGAAGGGGATCCGGGGGATGCGTTTTATATTATCCTCTCGGGATCGGTGGAAGTTTATGTCGAAAAAATCAAGAAACATTTGACCAACCTCGGGTCGGGTAAATTTTTCGGCGAGTTGGCGTTGATGTTAGGGATTCCCCGAACTGCTTCGATTCGTGCTTTGGAAGATACGATTTTATTTACGATCAACCGCCAAAGTTTTGAAAAAATCTTGCGCGAACACCCCGATTTGTACGAGGCGATCGTTCAGGAGTTTGGTAAACACCAAGAAGAACTCGCCCAACGACAACAAGAATTACGCGCCCTGGGATTGGTGGATGCGGCGGAGGACGATAAAAACCCGGTGGCGTGGGTTCGCAAACGGTTAAAGAATTTATTCAGTTTGTCTTGA